AAGCGATTAATATGCTGAGTGTAGCGATCGCCCCTTCCTTAAAGCTTGACCTTTTTTGCTCAACCTGTGCGAATCTTGCTGAGTTTCTACAATGACGCTCTGAATTCTTTCGGAGTTGTCCCAACATAGTGACGAAACAGCCGAGTGAAAGAACTGTGATTGTTTAACCCAACTGCAAGTGTGATTTCAGTAATCGTGAGTTGAGTGAATTGCAATAAATGCTTGGCGCGATCGATTCGACACTGGCTTAAGTATTGGTGAGGAGCTAATCCGGTTGATTGTTTGAACAACCGACAGAAGTGATATTGGCTTAAATTTAGAACACTTGCCATATC
Above is a window of Oscillatoria sp. FACHB-1407 DNA encoding:
- a CDS encoding helix-turn-helix transcriptional regulator translates to DMASVLNLSQYHFCRLFKQSTGLAPHQYLSQCRIDRAKHLLQFTQLTITEITLAVGLNNHSSFTRLFRHYVGTTPKEFRASL